DNA sequence from the Halorussus sp. MSC15.2 genome:
ATCATCGTCGATTCGTCCAACACGTCGAAAAACAATCAGTCGTTCCACCATTTAGCCGATATAGTCGAAATAGCTAAGAGTCCATAACAACACCGATACCAAAGACGGCCGTAGATGAGTTCAGACGACACCGAGGAGAAGATACTCGGCACGACGACAGTGACCCAGCGATGGCGCATCAGTCTGATAAAGGCAGTCCGCGAGGAGTTCGCCGAAGACGGTCTCGACGTCGAAGAGGGCGACCGCCTCGTCTACAAACTCCGTGACGGTCAAATCGTCATCGAACCCGCGTGAAGTCTCGACCTCGCCGATTCGAGCGTTCGCCCGTTCGACCTCCACCCGGCCGTTCGACGTACGCGCTTCGACGCTCGCTAACTCGGACGCGAGTACCTGTCGAGCGTCCGGAAGACAAAGCATTACGTGCCGGGCGTCCAACCGTCCTACCATGACCCTTCGGAAGCCGCCACTGCGCGACGTTCACGCCGGCGAAGGAGCGACGTTCACCGAGTTCGGCGGATGGGACATGCCCGTGGAGTTCGAATCCATCAAGGTCGAACACGCCGCGGTCCGCGAGGACGCGGGCATCTTCGACGTGTCCCACATGGGGCAAATCGAGGTGGCCGGGCCGGACGCCGAGGAACTCATGCAGCGACTCACCTCGAACGACGTGACGCAACTCGGCCACGGCGACTCCCACTACTCGATGATAACCGACGAGGAGGGCGCGATTCTGGACGACACCGTGGTCTACCGACTCCCCGACGACCGCGACGCGACGTTCCTGTTCGTTCCCAACGCGGGCCACGACGAGCAGATGTACCAGCGGTGGACCGACTACCGAGAGCAGTGGGAGTTGGACGCCAGCGTCGAGAACGTCACCGACGAGTACGCGATGTACGCGGTACAGGGTCCGGAGGCCCCGGACCTCGTGGCGGACGCGACCGACGACGACGTGACTGACCTCTCGAAGTTCGAGGGCGCATACGCGTCGTTCGCGGGTGCCGACTGCTGGACCGCCCGAACCGGCTACACCGGCGAGGACGGCTTCGAGGTCATCGTCCCCGTGGACGCGGCCGAAGCGGTCTGGGAACTGTTCGACTGCCAACCGTGCGGTCTCGGCGCGCGCGACACACTCCGAATGGAGATGGGGTTCCTGCTGTCGGGACAGGACTTCGACGCCGAGAGCAACCCCCGAACGCCGTACGAGGCGGGCGTCGGGTGGACGGTGAAACTCGACACCGAGTTCGTCGGCCGCGACGCCCTCGAACGCGCCGACGAGGAGGGAACGGACGAGAAATTCGTCGGCATCGAACTCGTGGACCGGGGCGTTCCGCGCCACGGCTACGACGTGACCGACACCGACGGTCACATCGTCGGCGAGGTGACCAGCGGTACGATGAGTCCGACGCTGGACGAACCCATCGCGCTGGGCTACGTTCCGACCGAGTACGCCGACGTCGGGACGAAGGTCCGCGTGATGGTCCGCGGCCAGCCGAAAAAAGCAAAGATTGCGAACACGCCATTTCTGAGTGACCAACAATGAGCTTCGAAGTCCCTGACGACCGGACGTACAGTAGCGAACACGAGTGGGTCGAGACGACCGACGGCACCGCCAGAGTCGGCATCACCGACTTCGCGCAGGACGAACTCGGCGACGTGGTGTTCGTCGAACTCCCCGACGAGGGCGAGGACCTCACCGCTGGCGAGGAGTTCGGCGTGGTGGAGTCCATCAAGGCGGTTTCGGACCTCTACGCGCCCGTCAACGGCACCGTCACGGCGGTCAACGACGCGCTCGCGGACCAACCAGAACTCGTCAACGACGACCCCTTCGGTGAGGGCTGGATGCTCGAGGTGGAACTCGCCGAAGATAGCGGTCTCGACGAACTGCTCTCCGCCGAGGAGTACCGCGAACAGATAGAGTAACGCCGCCGCGTTACAGCGGCGTCCACCCGACCGAGAGATTCCGATTCGGGACGTGCCACCGCTGCTCGCCGACCGGGCCGTCCTCGGCGGAATCGGCCAACCGAACTTCTACGACGGCGTCCGCGTCGTCAGCGAGCGTCTGCACGATATCGCTGTCGTACGGCTTCTGTAGCGTGTAGTGCGCCATGGCGTCGTGGTTCCGGACGTGCCCGCCGACGACTCGGAGACAGCGCCGAACCACGTCCTCGCCGTAGAAATCGACCAGCGGTTCCAGCGAATCGATACCCACCCTGAGGTCGGCCGGGCGGAGCGAGTCGGTCCGGGCCGCGAAGTCGTCGATGGCTTCGACCAGCGCGGCCTGAAGTCCGGCCAGTTCGGGGTCCGCGATGCGGGTCTCCTTGACGCCCGCCAAGTCCCGCGAAGGAGTTCCGTTCGTCGCAGCGACCGACCGAACTGCGCCGACGTGATTGAGGACGTGGGTCGTCTCACTGACCGGACGCGGCGACTCGCTCGGGTCGGGGAGTCGCTCGGCGATACTCTCGGGCGTGGCGTCGGTGACCGCGAGGACGCGATAGCGGACTACGTCGTCGTCGCCCAGCATCCGCGAACTCGCGCGCGTGAGCAGTTCACGGGGTACGTCGCCCACGACCATGAGGTTACAGCCGGTGGACTTCAGTTCGTTCAGCAGGCCGAGGAAGTCCGCGAGGTCGTCGTCGGGCACCGACTCGTCCGACCCGCGCGCAGGTTCGCTGGTATCTGGGGACGACATTCGTTTTCGTGTGACTGTCATTTTCAGGGACAGGTTATAAATTTTCCTCCATAGGTATAGTGGATATATTATCTTATTCTCTGCAGAAAGGGACAGTCATCATACAAAACAGGAACTGCTGACGGAAACGGATACATTTCCGTAGGATGAAACCCCTAGTTGAGTATAGAAAATTCTATATGATTTTGCCTCTAACTTATGATAGCATGAATTTGCCCAAATTTAGAGGTTGTTCCATCGAACCTATTAAAATATTGCAAGTTGTTTGGATTGGTATGCTGTTCCTGAATAATACTGGCATAAGAATTAATATATGTTGTGCGAAACCGGGGCCATAGTCTAACCCAACTAGAACCAGTTGTCACTCCAGATTAATTCGCCATCAACAATTAATGGTTCTTGGTCGTTTTCTATCCATTCCTGAAGTGCCCCTAGTGTAGCTGTCCCATTACCGTATTCTCCGAGAGCGATGTGATATGGTTGGTCGTCAAAGAATGTAGGTTTGAGATTAGTGCCGATTCCATATCCGTGAGTTGGATATGCACGGACAGTAACGCTCATCTCCGAATCACACTTATATTTTCGCGATATGTGAAACAACGTTGGAATCCCTCCCTTACATGGCGCTATTACCACACTAGAGTCGCCAACTACCACGTACCGACTACCAATTGAGGTGTACTTACGGATAATCTTCATCGCGCTACTAGCGTTGAACCCGTGATGCAATAGCCGAGCCAACGTCTCGCCGACTTCGACCGCACCCGAGTTGTAGAGGTCGGATAAACTCACGACGGCGGCGTTCGCACCGGCTTTCACGAGTTCGACACCTTGGTCGTGAGACCGGCATCCGTTCAGCAGGGCTACGGTCGCGTTCGTCTCGTCCAGTGTGGCGGCGTCGAGGACCCCGTCGGAACACTGGAATCCGCGGCCGTCGATGTGGCCGACGAAATGGAACACGTCGTGGTCTTCGGCGAGCAGGTCCCGGAGTTCGGCCGTCGAGACGCCCGATTCGGAGGTCACGCTGACGGGCACGTCGTCTCGACTGCCGTATATTTCGTCCACGGAGTCCAGTTCCTCGCGCATCTGGTCGTCGTTGCAGACCACCGCGACGTCGACGGTGCCGTCCGAGGGTTCGGGCGTCTCGTGGTCGAACGCCTCCCGGACGAGTTTCGTCCCGCGAACCGGCGTCCCGTCGCCGACCCACGCCTGTTCGAGCGCGTCCACCTCCGGGAGCGTCACGTACTCGTCCAGCGTCGGCACGCCGCGAGTCGCGTCGGTCCCGTCCTCGGCACCGTCGTTTCGCAGCAGATGCGGTGGGTCGGCTGACTGCAGAGAATCGTCGCCCGTCGCGGTCCGCTCTCGCCCGCTCGGCCGCCGGAGGAACGAATCCAGCGCACCGTCGAGTTGGTCGGGGACCTCCCGCTGGTTGGACGAGACGTCGCGCTCGGTCTTCGGTCGCACCAGCGAGAGGTCGTTGACGAGGTAGGGCAGGAACTCGACCGCTTCGGCGTCGGGTTGGACGTGCGTCACTCGGTGCCACGGTGACGCGATGGCCTCGATGGCGTCGTCGGGCACCGAGAGGTACGCCCGGAGTCGCTCGGCGGGCGACGCCTCGTAGAGGTCGGCGAAGTCGAGTTCGACGTGCGCTTCGAGGACCTCTCGCTCGTGGAGGTCGTCGGGGTACAGGCCCTCGGTTCGCGTCACGCAGTCGAGGAAGAACACGCGTTTGAGCAGTGCCGCCGTGGCGTCGGCGACCGCCGCCGGTTCCTCGCCGAGGTGGTGAGTGACGCCACCCGTCGCCGTCACGGCGGCGCGGTCGCCCGGGACGACGGTCGCACCGAGGTAGTACGCCAGCGGCGCGACGGTGTACACCGCCCAGTACTCCGACGGGACCGTTATCTGAACGCCGGTCTCGGGCGCTTCGAGACCCGAGGGAATCGAGAGTTCGTCTCCGCGTTCGACGCGGGGCGGATGTCCGCGTAGCGTCGGCCACGCTCGCTCGGGCGACGTGGTCTTCAGCGCCGACGAGAACGCCGACACCGCGTCCATCGTCGCTTCTGGGTCGTCCGGGACCGTAATCGTCGCGGCCGGAGCGCTGTGGTAGGACCGCGCGCCGACTTCGACGGTGGTCTCCTCCTCGAACTCGAAGGTCACGCGCTCGGGCGTCACGTCGATGCGGACGCGTCCCGAGACGCGCAGATACACCTTTATCGGCGAGTGGAGTTCCACGAGGTAATCGTCGTCCGAGAGTTCGCGGGTCGTCGGGCTATCGACCGACAGCAACGGGTCGCCGTCGGGCGTCCGCACGTCGGCGGGAACCATGTACGGGAGGCGAAGCCGTCCGGCCGAGATTCGGCAGGCCGTATCGACCGGAAAGGTGAACGCGTCGGTGTCCGCGGGCGTCGGGTCCACCGACTCGTCCGTGAGGAGCAGAAAGTGTCTGGTCTCGACCGGGTCGACGATGTCGATACCGGTCTCGTCGTCGGGCGATTCGAATCTCGGATGGAGAGTCATGAGTCGAGAATCGGCTATCGTATTCTACCGGACGCAGGGCGCAAGTAAAAACCCTCGGACGAGGTGACATCAGGTCCGCGGCCTGTACCCGTGCCCTGATTCCCCCGACGTGACCAGCGGCTCGCTTTCGAACCTGACCCGCACTTTGTCTCCAACGCCAGAACGACGACGTTCACCGGAAATCGAAACCGAATACCCCCATCTTAAAACGATACACTCCGTACCTCCGTTTACATGAGCGGACGACACGAGTCAGGGGAGCGGGGAAGCCCGTACGCACCGCACACCGCCGACGAGACGGCGGCGATGCTCGACGCGGTGGGCGCGGACGACGTGACGGAACTGTTCGACATCCCCGACCCCGTCGAGTTCGACGGGGAGTTCGGCATCGAGGCGAGGAGCGAGCGGGACGCCGAGCGCCACGTCAGGGGTCTGCTATCGCGCAACGACGACCTGACCGAGTTCCTCGGCCGGGGTCACTACGAGCACTACGTGCCCTCGCTGGTGGACCACCTCTCGGCGCGCTCGGAGTTCCTGACCTCCTACACACAGTACCAGCCAGAAATCACGCAGGGGTTCC
Encoded proteins:
- a CDS encoding AbrB/MazE/SpoVT family DNA-binding domain-containing protein; its protein translation is MSSDDTEEKILGTTTVTQRWRISLIKAVREEFAEDGLDVEEGDRLVYKLRDGQIVIEPA
- the gcvT gene encoding glycine cleavage system aminomethyltransferase GcvT, whose product is MTLRKPPLRDVHAGEGATFTEFGGWDMPVEFESIKVEHAAVREDAGIFDVSHMGQIEVAGPDAEELMQRLTSNDVTQLGHGDSHYSMITDEEGAILDDTVVYRLPDDRDATFLFVPNAGHDEQMYQRWTDYREQWELDASVENVTDEYAMYAVQGPEAPDLVADATDDDVTDLSKFEGAYASFAGADCWTARTGYTGEDGFEVIVPVDAAEAVWELFDCQPCGLGARDTLRMEMGFLLSGQDFDAESNPRTPYEAGVGWTVKLDTEFVGRDALERADEEGTDEKFVGIELVDRGVPRHGYDVTDTDGHIVGEVTSGTMSPTLDEPIALGYVPTEYADVGTKVRVMVRGQPKKAKIANTPFLSDQQ
- the gcvH gene encoding glycine cleavage system protein GcvH codes for the protein MSFEVPDDRTYSSEHEWVETTDGTARVGITDFAQDELGDVVFVELPDEGEDLTAGEEFGVVESIKAVSDLYAPVNGTVTAVNDALADQPELVNDDPFGEGWMLEVELAEDSGLDELLSAEEYREQIE